A genome region from Bacillaceae bacterium IKA-2 includes the following:
- a CDS encoding AbrB/MazE/SpoVT family DNA-binding domain-containing protein produces MKSTGIVRKVDELGRVVIPIELRRTLDIAEKDALEIYVDGEKIILKKYKPNMTCQVTGEVNDDNLSLAGGKIILSPGGAKDIIVELQNYVQSTTK; encoded by the coding sequence ATGAAATCTACAGGAATTGTTCGTAAAGTTGATGAATTAGGACGTGTCGTTATTCCTATCGAGCTTCGCCGTACTCTTGATATTGCTGAAAAGGATGCTTTAGAAATTTATGTCGATGGTGAAAAAATTATTTTAAAGAAGTACAAGCCTAACATGACTTGCCAAGTAACTGGTGAAGTAAATGACGATAACCTTTCTTTAGCTGGTGGGAAAATTATTTTAAGCCCGGGCGGTGCAAAAGATATTATTGTTGAACTACAGAATTACGTTCAAAGCACAACAAAATAA
- the metG gene encoding methionine--tRNA ligase, translating into MSKKTFYLTTPIYYPSDKLHIGHAYTTVAGDAMARYKRLRGYDVMYLTGTDEHGQKIERKAAEKGVSPQQFVDEVVEGIKDLWEKLDISYDDFIRTTEPRHKEIVQQIFEQLLKQGDIYLDEYEGLYCTPCESFYTERQLKEGNCPDCGREVEKVREKSYFFKMSKYADRLLKYYEENPEFIQPESRKNEMINNFIKPGLEDLAVSRTSFEWGVKVPSDPKHVVYVWIDALSNYITALGYGTDHQDKYQKYWPADVHLVGKEIVRFHTIYWPIMLMALDVPLPKKVFGHGWLLMKDGKMSKSKGNVVDPVPLIDRYGLDALRYYLLREVPFGSDGVFTPESFVERVNFDLANDLGNLLNRTVAMINKYFSGEIPAYVKNATAYDETLVVLVNETVTKVEVAMEDMEFSVALSAIWKLVSRTNKYIDETQPWLLAKAEENRSELGSVLYHLSESLRYVSILIQPFMTSAPKKIWNQLAISESKTSWSSMESFGGLQSGVKVAKGEPIFPRLDVPEEVAEIIKMMEASAPKQPEKEAIIEAPDVAEIMIEDFMTVDMRVAEIIKAEPIKKANKLLKIQLDLGYEKRQVVSGIAEYYKPEELVGKKVICVTNLKPIKLRGELSQGMILAAKHGGKLTLATIEQSLPNGSQVK; encoded by the coding sequence ATGTCTAAAAAAACATTTTATTTAACAACGCCAATTTATTATCCTAGTGACAAGTTGCATATTGGTCATGCTTATACAACTGTTGCAGGTGATGCGATGGCGAGATATAAGCGTTTACGTGGTTACGATGTGATGTACTTAACGGGAACAGATGAACATGGACAAAAAATTGAGCGAAAAGCTGCTGAAAAAGGTGTAAGCCCGCAGCAATTTGTTGATGAAGTTGTTGAAGGTATTAAAGATTTATGGGAAAAACTTGATATTTCTTATGATGATTTCATCCGTACGACTGAACCAAGACATAAAGAGATTGTCCAACAAATTTTTGAACAACTTCTTAAGCAAGGAGATATTTATTTAGATGAGTATGAGGGTTTGTATTGTACACCATGTGAGTCTTTTTATACAGAAAGGCAGTTAAAAGAAGGTAACTGCCCTGATTGTGGACGCGAGGTTGAGAAAGTAAGAGAAAAATCTTATTTCTTTAAAATGAGCAAGTACGCAGATAGACTTTTAAAGTACTACGAGGAGAACCCTGAGTTTATTCAACCGGAATCTCGCAAAAATGAAATGATTAACAATTTTATTAAACCAGGTTTAGAAGACCTTGCTGTTTCTCGTACTTCTTTTGAATGGGGTGTAAAAGTTCCAAGTGATCCAAAACATGTTGTTTATGTATGGATTGACGCCCTATCAAATTATATTACGGCATTAGGTTATGGCACCGATCATCAAGATAAGTATCAAAAATACTGGCCCGCTGATGTTCATTTAGTCGGAAAAGAAATTGTTCGCTTTCATACAATTTATTGGCCGATCATGCTTATGGCTCTTGATGTCCCGTTACCGAAAAAAGTATTTGGTCATGGGTGGCTATTGATGAAAGATGGAAAGATGTCTAAGTCAAAGGGGAATGTCGTTGATCCAGTTCCACTCATTGACCGTTATGGTTTAGATGCATTACGTTATTACTTACTGCGTGAAGTACCATTTGGTTCAGATGGCGTGTTCACACCCGAGAGTTTTGTGGAAAGAGTCAATTTTGATCTAGCAAACGACCTAGGTAATCTCTTAAACCGAACTGTTGCGATGATTAATAAGTATTTTTCTGGAGAAATTCCAGCTTACGTAAAAAATGCAACGGCTTACGATGAAACTTTAGTGGTCCTCGTTAATGAAACAGTTACAAAAGTTGAGGTAGCAATGGAGGATATGGAGTTTTCGGTGGCTTTGTCAGCGATTTGGAAACTTGTTAGTAGAACGAATAAATATATTGATGAAACCCAGCCGTGGCTATTAGCAAAGGCAGAAGAAAATCGCAGTGAACTAGGGTCTGTCCTTTATCACTTAAGTGAGTCATTACGCTATGTTTCGATTTTGATCCAACCGTTTATGACTTCTGCACCAAAGAAGATTTGGAACCAACTTGCAATTAGCGAATCTAAAACAAGCTGGAGCAGCATGGAAAGTTTCGGGGGTCTGCAAAGTGGTGTAAAAGTTGCTAAAGGAGAGCCGATCTTCCCACGTTTAGATGTGCCAGAAGAAGTAGCTGAAATAATTAAAATGATGGAAGCGTCAGCGCCGAAGCAACCAGAAAAAGAAGCAATAATTGAAGCTCCTGATGTTGCTGAAATAATGATTGAGGATTTTATGACGGTCGATATGCGAGTTGCTGAAATAATCAAGGCTGAACCGATTAAAAAAGCAAATAAGTTATTAAAAATTCAATTAGATTTAGGTTATGAAAAGCGTCAAGTTGTTTCAGGAATTGCTGAATACTATAAGCCGGAAGAACTAGTGGGTAAAAAAGTTATTTGTGTTACTAATTTAAAACCAATCAAACTTCGTGGTGAGTTGTCGCAAGGGATGATTTTAGCAGCCAAACATGGAGGGAAGCTAACGCTAGCAACAATTGAGCAATCGCTACCAAACGGGTCACAAGTGAAATAA
- the rsmA gene encoding 16S rRNA (adenine(1518)-N(6)/adenine(1519)-N(6))-dimethyltransferase RsmA yields the protein MNKDIATPNRTNEILKKYGFSFKKSLGQNFLIDTNILSNIVDCARLETSSGAIEIGPGIGGLTEQIAKRCEKVVAFEIDRRLMPILNETLAPYPHVKIIHQDVLEADMLSVINEDFKDQQDIMVVANLPYYVTTPILMKLLEEKLPIRGIVVMIQKEVAERISARPGTKQYGSLSIAAQYYAEANIEMIVPKTVFIPQPNVDSAVLKLTIRSSPAVSVKDEDFFFKLIKASFAQRRKTLMNNLTHNIFTKAEKEKLETVLQECQIDPIRRGETLSIEEFAKLANALSGMEVQKKVR from the coding sequence TTGAATAAAGATATTGCAACCCCAAATAGGACAAATGAAATTTTGAAAAAGTATGGATTTTCTTTTAAAAAAAGCCTTGGACAAAACTTTTTGATCGATACGAACATATTGAGTAATATTGTTGACTGTGCGCGGTTAGAAACGAGTTCAGGTGCAATTGAAATTGGTCCAGGGATAGGTGGATTAACAGAACAAATAGCGAAGCGATGTGAAAAAGTAGTCGCTTTTGAAATTGATCGGCGGCTTATGCCAATCTTAAATGAAACACTGGCTCCTTACCCTCACGTAAAGATTATCCATCAAGATGTATTAGAAGCAGATATGCTTAGTGTCATAAATGAAGACTTTAAAGACCAACAGGATATAATGGTTGTCGCGAATCTACCTTATTACGTTACAACACCAATTTTGATGAAGCTTCTTGAAGAGAAATTACCAATCCGTGGGATTGTCGTTATGATTCAAAAAGAAGTTGCAGAGCGAATTTCAGCGCGTCCCGGGACAAAACAATACGGATCACTGTCGATTGCGGCACAATATTATGCAGAAGCGAATATTGAGATGATTGTTCCTAAAACAGTTTTTATCCCGCAGCCAAATGTAGACTCAGCAGTTTTAAAGCTTACTATACGAAGTAGCCCAGCTGTTAGTGTAAAAGATGAAGATTTTTTCTTTAAGCTAATCAAAGCAAGCTTCGCCCAACGCCGAAAAACATTAATGAATAATTTAACACATAACATATTTACAAAAGCTGAAAAGGAAAAATTAGAAACTGTATTACAGGAGTGTCAGATTGATCCTATTAGAAGAGGCGAAACATTAAGCATTGAGGAGTTTGCCAAATTAGCAAATGCTCTCAGCGGAATGGAAGTTCAAAAAAAAGTCAGATAA
- a CDS encoding TatD family hydrolase, with the protein MLFDTHAHLNADQFEDDVDEVIKQAQAVGVTNIVVVGFDEKTIRGAIKLAEQYQFIYAAVGWHPVDAIDFKEEHLIWLEELAAHPKVVALGEMGLDYHWDKSPKDVQSRVFRKQIQLAKKVKLPIIIHNRDAHEDIVQILKEEGASAVGGIMHCFGSSLEIAKQCLDMNFYISFGGPVTFKNAKRPKEVAKEIRLDRLLIETDSPYLAPHPYRGKRNEPQHVKLIAEAIAELKGITYDEVVEKTNENAKRLFSIN; encoded by the coding sequence ATGTTGTTTGACACGCACGCACATTTAAATGCGGATCAATTTGAAGATGATGTAGATGAAGTGATAAAGCAAGCTCAAGCAGTAGGTGTAACGAATATCGTAGTCGTCGGTTTTGACGAAAAAACAATTCGCGGTGCGATTAAGTTAGCCGAACAGTATCAGTTTATTTATGCTGCTGTTGGCTGGCATCCTGTCGATGCCATTGATTTTAAAGAAGAGCATTTAATTTGGCTCGAAGAACTAGCTGCACATCCTAAAGTTGTCGCACTAGGAGAGATGGGCTTGGATTATCATTGGGACAAATCGCCAAAGGACGTCCAAAGCCGTGTTTTTCGCAAGCAAATTCAGCTAGCGAAAAAAGTAAAATTACCAATTATTATTCATAATCGGGATGCCCATGAGGATATTGTTCAAATTTTAAAGGAAGAAGGGGCGAGTGCGGTAGGAGGGATTATGCACTGTTTTGGTAGTAGTTTAGAAATTGCCAAACAATGTCTTGATATGAATTTTTATATTTCCTTTGGAGGTCCTGTTACATTTAAAAATGCTAAACGACCAAAAGAGGTAGCAAAAGAAATTCGCTTAGATCGCCTGCTAATTGAAACGGATTCTCCCTATCTAGCGCCCCATCCTTATCGTGGAAAGCGTAACGAGCCTCAGCATGTAAAGCTAATAGCGGAGGCAATTGCCGAATTAAAAGGGATAACATACGATGAAGTTGTCGAAAAGACAAATGAGAATGCGAAAAGACTTTTTTCCATAAACTGA
- the rnmV gene encoding ribonuclease M5, whose amino-acid sequence MKIKIKEIIVVEGKDDTVAVKNAVEADTIETNGSAIGHQVIEQIKLAKERRGVIILTDPDFPGERIRKIVSRQVPGCKHAFLPKKEAISKNGGNLGVENATPEAIRLALKDAQQEEGTWDEQVRWEELVALGLIGGKKARQRRERLGEILKIGYTNGKQLYKRLIVFKIRLEEFSEAITIVFKEEEDVE is encoded by the coding sequence ATGAAAATTAAAATTAAAGAAATTATTGTCGTTGAAGGAAAAGATGACACAGTGGCCGTCAAAAACGCGGTAGAGGCCGATACAATTGAAACGAATGGTTCAGCTATTGGTCATCAAGTTATCGAGCAAATAAAGCTAGCTAAGGAGCGCAGGGGAGTGATTATTTTAACAGACCCTGATTTTCCTGGTGAAAGAATCAGAAAAATTGTTAGCAGGCAAGTTCCCGGTTGTAAACACGCCTTTTTACCGAAAAAAGAGGCCATTTCCAAAAATGGGGGCAACCTAGGTGTTGAAAATGCAACTCCAGAAGCGATACGTCTGGCGCTCAAAGATGCTCAACAAGAAGAAGGAACGTGGGATGAACAGGTGCGTTGGGAAGAGTTAGTTGCATTAGGATTAATAGGTGGAAAAAAGGCTAGACAGCGCCGGGAACGCCTAGGAGAAATCTTGAAAATTGGCTATACAAATGGAAAACAGCTTTATAAGCGATTAATTGTCTTTAAAATAAGGTTAGAAGAGTTTTCTGAGGCAATTACGATTGTGTTTAAGGAGGAAGAAGATGTTGAATAA
- a CDS encoding ubiquitin-like domain-containing protein, which translates to MLQNMKKLFSDALVGKKTIVFILSMILLVGVGSFMAYELTKTSVTLVIEGEERSQKTHAKTVDELMLENNIVVGEHDYIEPSLDSKLTDNLSVEWLSAQLVFFTKDGEKGPAWTTANTVEDFLEELNLEIREYDEITPSLDSALVEDMQITFESAFAVTLLSDNIEKEVWTVSTTVADFLAREKVILGELDRVEPTNEKIVKANTDINVIRVEKVTDVVEEATNFATVTKNDNSLTSGTEQEVQQGQKGKVAKHYQVIYENGDEVSRELLKTELVSDSKDRIVAVGTKQPTPTVSRSVAPAKSEPAKSTPAKSEPAKSAPSTVSASGEWRSFTSTAYTAYCNGCSGITRTGINLIENPNQRVVAVDPNVIPLGSIVEVRYNGTIMGQYKAADTGGAIVNNKIDIFMAERSDALRWGRKNVQVRIVK; encoded by the coding sequence ATGTTACAAAACATGAAAAAACTTTTTTCTGATGCTTTAGTGGGAAAAAAGACAATCGTGTTCATCCTTAGTATGATATTACTAGTAGGTGTTGGTAGTTTTATGGCTTATGAGCTAACAAAAACATCAGTTACACTGGTAATAGAAGGGGAAGAAAGATCCCAGAAAACTCATGCCAAAACAGTAGATGAGCTAATGTTAGAGAATAATATAGTAGTAGGAGAACATGATTACATTGAACCGTCGTTAGATAGTAAGTTAACAGACAATCTCAGTGTTGAGTGGTTATCAGCGCAATTAGTCTTTTTTACAAAAGATGGCGAAAAGGGACCGGCTTGGACCACGGCTAATACGGTAGAGGATTTCCTCGAAGAATTAAACTTGGAAATAAGAGAATACGATGAAATAACACCAAGTTTAGATTCTGCGCTTGTTGAGGATATGCAAATAACGTTTGAGTCTGCTTTTGCTGTCACATTACTTAGCGATAATATAGAAAAAGAAGTATGGACGGTTTCGACAACGGTCGCTGACTTTTTAGCGCGTGAAAAAGTCATTCTCGGAGAACTTGATAGAGTAGAGCCGACAAATGAGAAAATTGTTAAAGCGAATACAGATATCAATGTCATCAGAGTAGAAAAAGTCACCGATGTTGTTGAAGAAGCAACAAACTTTGCCACAGTAACGAAAAATGATAACTCACTTACTAGTGGAACTGAACAAGAAGTTCAGCAAGGTCAAAAAGGTAAGGTTGCTAAGCATTATCAAGTAATTTATGAAAATGGCGATGAAGTATCAAGAGAACTTCTCAAAACTGAATTAGTTTCAGATAGTAAAGACCGTATTGTCGCGGTTGGTACAAAACAACCGACACCAACTGTTTCTCGTAGTGTCGCACCTGCAAAGAGCGAACCTGCAAAGAGTACACCTGCAAAGAGCGAACCCGCAAAGAGTGCACCATCTACAGTGAGTGCATCTGGAGAATGGCGATCATTTACGTCAACAGCTTACACGGCCTACTGTAACGGTTGTTCAGGAATAACGAGAACAGGGATAAATTTAATTGAAAACCCGAATCAAAGAGTGGTTGCCGTTGATCCAAATGTTATTCCATTAGGCTCAATTGTTGAAGTAAGGTACAATGGCACTATTATGGGTCAGTATAAAGCTGCTGACACTGGCGGAGCAATTGTCAATAATAAAATTGATATTTTTATGGCAGAGCGTAGTGATGCTCTTAGATGGGGTCGCAAAAACGTTCAAGTACGAATTGTAAAATAA
- the yabG gene encoding sporulation peptidase YabG, whose protein sequence is MKFKVGDIVVRKSYQYDILFRISKIEYQSSAIIVGEEMRLIADAPLADLVLIDSNEKKSRSVAEKQKQANCYRLFRQDRRLLNQRSEYEITAGYSTDCSFFELPGRILHIDGDSHYLKKCTDLYEKLGVPIYGVHMPEKEMPLQITSLLEMVRPDVLVITGHDAYIRSKGAPDEVKSYRNTKYFAETVREARKYEPHIDHLVIFAGACQSYFETLIRAGANFASSPLRINIHALDPVYIAAKISLTPFMDSVGIWDVLKNTLTGEKGLGGIETKGLLRRGMPGIDNHDDHYTDKMKER, encoded by the coding sequence ATGAAATTTAAGGTTGGTGATATAGTTGTCCGAAAATCTTATCAATACGATATTCTATTTCGTATTTCAAAAATAGAATATCAAAGTAGTGCGATCATTGTAGGGGAAGAAATGCGATTGATTGCCGATGCCCCGTTAGCTGACCTTGTACTAATCGATTCTAATGAAAAAAAGTCGCGATCTGTCGCCGAAAAACAAAAACAAGCAAATTGTTATCGGCTTTTTAGACAAGATAGACGTTTATTAAATCAAAGAAGTGAGTATGAAATAACAGCGGGATATAGCACAGATTGTTCTTTTTTTGAATTGCCAGGAAGAATTTTGCACATTGACGGTGACTCGCATTATTTAAAGAAGTGTACAGACTTATATGAAAAATTAGGTGTTCCGATATATGGTGTCCATATGCCAGAAAAAGAAATGCCTCTACAAATAACTTCATTACTAGAGATGGTAAGACCAGACGTATTGGTCATTACTGGGCATGATGCCTACATCAGAAGTAAAGGGGCGCCAGATGAAGTGAAATCTTATCGAAATACGAAGTATTTTGCAGAAACGGTTAGAGAGGCTAGAAAGTATGAGCCCCATATCGATCATTTAGTTATTTTTGCAGGAGCCTGCCAATCGTATTTTGAAACTTTAATTAGAGCTGGGGCAAATTTTGCTAGCTCTCCGCTCCGGATAAACATCCATGCCCTTGATCCTGTGTACATTGCAGCGAAGATTAGTTTAACACCGTTTATGGACAGTGTAGGTATCTGGGATGTGTTGAAAAACACACTAACAGGTGAAAAGGGCTTAGGTGGAATTGAAACAAAGGGTTTATTAAGAAGAGGAATGCCAGGGATAGACAATCATGATGATCATTATACTGACAAAATGAAGGAGCGTTGA
- a CDS encoding Veg family protein codes for MGKTLVDIKRTLDANIGKRITIKANGGRRKTIERSGFLEETYPAVFIIKLDEDLNAFERVSYSYADVLTETVQLTVCGEEDTVAVEVE; via the coding sequence ATGGGCAAAACGTTAGTTGACATTAAGCGGACGTTAGACGCGAACATTGGAAAACGGATTACAATAAAGGCGAACGGTGGACGTCGGAAGACCATTGAACGTTCTGGTTTTCTTGAAGAAACATACCCGGCCGTATTCATTATTAAACTTGATGAAGATCTAAATGCCTTCGAAAGAGTATCATATAGCTATGCAGATGTACTCACAGAAACGGTTCAATTAACTGTTTGTGGTGAGGAAGATACTGTTGCTGTTGAAGTGGAATAG